A single Marinitoga aeolica DNA region contains:
- the def gene encoding peptide deformylase yields the protein MDLKVRLIGDPVLRKKATKIEKIDESFLELLEIMTNMMYREDGVGLAAPQVGISKRFFIMDDGKQLRKVINPEIIEFLGEESTFEEGCLSIPGIFLNVKRPEGVKVKYTNENGEIIEEELHEYTARIFQHEYDHLEGILFIDKVSTASKAKVKGKIKELMKEGKRIAKELGEVEIK from the coding sequence ATGGATTTAAAGGTTAGATTGATTGGAGATCCAGTTTTACGAAAAAAAGCCACTAAAATTGAAAAAATAGATGAAAGCTTTTTAGAATTATTAGAGATTATGACAAATATGATGTATAGAGAAGATGGGGTTGGATTGGCAGCTCCGCAAGTTGGGATAAGTAAAAGATTTTTTATAATGGATGATGGAAAACAATTAAGGAAAGTTATTAACCCAGAGATAATAGAATTTTTAGGTGAAGAGAGTACTTTTGAAGAAGGGTGTTTAAGCATTCCTGGTATATTTTTAAACGTAAAAAGGCCTGAGGGAGTAAAAGTTAAATATACAAATGAAAATGGTGAAATAATAGAAGAAGAATTACATGAATATACTGCTAGAATTTTTCAACATGAATATGATCATCTTGAGGGTATATTATTTATTGATAAAGTGAGCACAGCTTCTAAAGCTAAGGTGAAAGGTAAAATTAAAGAATTAATGAAAGAGGGAAAAAGAATAGCCAAAGAATTAGGGGAAGTTGAAATAAAATGA
- the fmt gene encoding methionyl-tRNA formyltransferase, which produces MKIVFMGTPDFAAIHLRKLIEKGFNIVGAFSQPDKPKGRGKKVLPTPVKIVASEHNIPIFQPKSVNLKSGFETLESLNPDIIITVAYGKILKAKVINLPKYGCWNVHASLLPKYRGAAPIQRAIENGETKTGISIFKIVEELDAGPIAYVKETPIYLEDNFESLYNRLAEIGSESLVEFLSNFEKYTEKLIYQNDNEATYAAKISIEDTYINWYDTNEKVFNKIRAYDPIPGAKSEINGQIVKLFHASLDSMHNDFPGKILKIDKDGAVIATGNGTVKIKKIQFPGKKAINIFDAYNGRKINVGDILKNIKRGE; this is translated from the coding sequence ATGAAAATAGTGTTTATGGGGACACCGGATTTTGCGGCTATTCATTTGAGAAAATTAATTGAAAAAGGTTTTAATATTGTTGGAGCCTTTTCTCAACCTGATAAACCTAAAGGAAGAGGGAAAAAAGTTCTTCCAACGCCAGTTAAAATAGTGGCTAGTGAACATAATATTCCTATTTTTCAACCCAAAAGTGTAAATTTAAAATCAGGATTCGAAACATTAGAAAGTTTAAATCCTGATATAATAATTACTGTAGCCTATGGTAAAATTCTAAAAGCAAAAGTAATTAATTTACCTAAATATGGGTGTTGGAATGTTCATGCATCTTTATTACCAAAATATAGAGGAGCTGCTCCTATACAAAGAGCAATTGAAAATGGAGAAACCAAAACAGGCATCTCTATTTTTAAAATTGTCGAAGAGTTAGATGCAGGACCTATTGCATATGTTAAGGAAACACCAATTTATTTAGAAGATAATTTTGAAAGTTTGTATAATAGATTAGCAGAAATTGGAAGCGAATCTTTAGTAGAATTTTTAAGCAATTTTGAAAAATATACTGAAAAGTTAATTTACCAAAATGATAATGAAGCAACTTATGCAGCTAAAATTAGTATTGAAGACACATATATTAATTGGTATGATACTAATGAAAAAGTATTTAACAAGATTAGAGCTTATGATCCTATTCCTGGAGCTAAATCAGAAATTAATGGACAAATAGTTAAATTGTTTCATGCATCTTTGGATAGCATGCATAATGATTTTCCTGGAAAAATCTTAAAAATTGATAAAGATGGTGCTGTGATTGCTACAGGAAATGGAACTGTTAAAATCAAAAAAATACAATTTCCTGGCAAAAAAGCTATAAATATTTTTGATGCATATAATGGAAGAAAAATAAATGTTGGAGATATTTTAAAAAATATAAAAAGGGGTGAATGA
- a CDS encoding lysylphosphatidylglycerol synthase transmembrane domain-containing protein, translating into MKKKYIFSFLFAFIATLTVFILISGIKGFTSSIQSFLGYNYLFLFLGLFIITIKWIIESLIIKLLLNNMLFKHSLKFTLIGQFYSYLTPFYTGGQPFQILYISKYGIDPGQATAMILFKTFIFQINMALLGLIAVIYSIYHFSYTVTIGITLGILLNSLAIFLILFYVINQKAAINTTLFFVKFLKKIGLLKNPEKHIDEIIFKVKTFIDVFRMESRKIFKMIFIFVLSVIQFSCSFLVLPIILKGFGKNISLKIVFKSLITQVTSSIVPTPGTSGGAESIFYLLFSDILSPERISSSLILWRLTTYYYVLLVGGIVVLLNHKYKKA; encoded by the coding sequence ATGAAAAAAAAATATATATTCAGTTTTTTATTTGCATTTATAGCAACACTTACAGTTTTTATTCTAATTTCAGGGATAAAAGGATTTACAAGTAGTATCCAATCTTTTTTAGGATACAATTATTTATTTTTATTTTTAGGTCTGTTTATAATAACTATAAAATGGATTATTGAGAGCTTAATAATAAAATTATTATTAAATAATATGTTATTTAAACATTCTTTAAAATTTACCCTTATTGGACAATTTTATAGCTATTTAACTCCATTTTACACTGGTGGTCAACCATTCCAAATATTATATATATCTAAATATGGAATTGATCCAGGGCAAGCTACAGCAATGATACTTTTTAAAACATTCATTTTTCAAATAAATATGGCATTGTTGGGTTTGATAGCGGTAATATATTCTATTTATCATTTTTCATATACTGTAACCATAGGGATCACATTAGGAATATTGTTGAATTCACTAGCCATTTTTTTAATATTATTTTATGTGATTAATCAAAAAGCTGCTATAAATACGACGTTGTTTTTTGTAAAGTTTTTGAAAAAGATAGGATTATTAAAAAATCCAGAAAAGCATATAGATGAAATAATATTTAAAGTAAAAACATTCATTGATGTATTTAGAATGGAATCAAGAAAGATATTTAAAATGATTTTTATATTTGTTTTAAGTGTAATTCAGTTTTCATGTTCATTTTTAGTATTACCAATAATTCTAAAAGGTTTTGGTAAGAATATATCATTGAAAATAGTATTTAAGTCGTTAATCACTCAGGTAACTTCATCAATTGTTCCTACGCCAGGTACTTCGGGAGGTGCTGAAAGTATTTTTTATTTATTATTTTCGGATATATTATCTCCTGAGAGAATAAGTTCATCACTTATATTATGGAGATTAACAACTTATTATTATGTTTTGCTAGTAGGCGGAATAGTAGTATTACTCAATCATAAATATAAAAAAGCATAA
- a CDS encoding ATP-binding cassette domain-containing protein: protein MIYEEDKPIIEVKDFSLYMNNIVVLKSINLRLYNNESVLIYGERNSGKSALLRAFVHLNEELFSNVYGKGDIKYRGKDVREQEKKYLRSNITYTEPQYLQNLNFISLKELLKVSLGISPHALSYDHISLLKKLDLMNKFVDLKSLKYYNDLSNWSSADKLSLLIFISLARNPNIFMFDSILDHIDDVLLKKIKDVISDINQNRVLIFATRNLFRYLDICNRIIVLKEGKIIFDSTPKEFIINFKQDKFRNL, encoded by the coding sequence ATGATTTATGAAGAAGATAAGCCAATAATTGAGGTAAAAGATTTTTCATTATATATGAATAATATAGTAGTATTAAAATCCATTAATTTGAGATTATATAATAATGAGTCGGTTTTGATATATGGTGAAAGGAATTCAGGAAAATCTGCCCTTCTAAGGGCATTTGTGCATTTAAATGAAGAATTGTTTAGTAATGTATATGGAAAAGGAGATATAAAATATAGAGGAAAAGATGTTAGGGAACAGGAAAAAAAATATTTAAGAAGCAATATTACTTATACAGAACCACAATATTTGCAAAATTTAAATTTTATTTCGTTAAAGGAATTATTAAAAGTATCATTAGGTATAAGTCCACATGCATTATCTTATGATCACATATCTTTATTAAAAAAGTTAGATTTGATGAATAAATTTGTAGATTTAAAAAGCTTAAAATATTATAATGATTTGTCTAATTGGTCAAGTGCGGATAAATTGTCGTTGTTAATTTTTATATCTTTAGCAAGAAATCCTAATATTTTTATGTTTGATTCTATTTTGGATCATATTGATGATGTTTTGTTAAAAAAAATAAAAGATGTTATAAGCGATATAAACCAAAATAGAGTATTAATATTTGCTACAAGAAATCTTTTTAGATACCTTGATATATGTAATAGAATTATTGTATTAAAAGAAGGAAAAATTATTTTTGATTCAACACCAAAAGAATTTATTATTAACTTTAAACAAGATAAATTTAGAAACTTGTAA
- a CDS encoding HAD family hydrolase, whose product MIKFKTNHCLDCESLPLPTIQTFLFGGEIIYIFLDYDGTLIKNPEEEFQKYYFTSFLEYSKIQDKNVINTILEATSELIKKNDEDTDNLDYYLKIMAEKSGKEEEYWYDLFINFYKNEFPKLNKIIKPNDELLEFIKKSKHQLIFASNPVFPKIAVEKRLNFIDMTFNDFEYVSYMENSHYCKPNPKFFIEIINKLKIDPKDCIMIGDTVFDEASTKAGIKFIHVNEKDKWKDIL is encoded by the coding sequence ATAATAAAATTTAAAACAAACCATTGTCTGGATTGTGAATCTCTCCCTCTCCCCACAATCCAGACCTTTTTATTTGGAGGTGAAATTATTTATATATTTTTAGATTATGACGGTACTTTAATAAAAAATCCAGAAGAAGAATTCCAAAAATATTATTTTACATCATTTTTGGAATATTCTAAAATTCAGGATAAAAACGTTATCAATACTATTTTAGAAGCAACATCTGAACTTATAAAAAAGAATGATGAAGATACAGATAATCTAGATTATTATCTCAAAATAATGGCAGAAAAAAGTGGAAAAGAAGAAGAATATTGGTATGATTTATTTATAAATTTTTATAAAAATGAATTTCCAAAATTAAATAAAATTATAAAGCCAAATGATGAGTTATTAGAATTCATTAAGAAATCTAAACACCAACTAATTTTTGCTTCTAATCCTGTATTTCCAAAAATCGCTGTAGAAAAAAGACTTAATTTCATAGATATGACTTTTAATGATTTTGAATATGTTTCATATATGGAGAACTCTCATTATTGTAAGCCTAATCCAAAATTTTTTATTGAAATTATAAATAAATTGAAAATTGATCCAAAAGATTGTATTATGATAGGAGATACTGTTTTTGATGAAGCAAGCACAAAAGCGGGAATTAAATTTATTCATGTAAATGAAAAAGATAAGTGGAAAGATATCTTATAA
- the arcC gene encoding carbamate kinase → MKKLAVVAIGGNAMNRPGEKPTAENMFKNIRVTASYLADMIEMDYDIIITHGNGPQVGNLLLQQDIAKNTIPPFPMDVLGAMTQGYLGYMIVQELKNVLKERKIERDVAAVVTQIVVDKNDPGFQNPTKPVGPFYNEEDAKKMMEEKGWIFKEDAGRGWRRVVPSPIPLDAIEKNTIKDLIENDVIVVAGGGGGIPVIIDENGDVKGVEAVIDKDRASALLAKILNADEFIILTAVEKVYLNFNKPNQKALDTITIAEAEKYIEEGHFAKGSMLPKIESCISFVKDSGKPALITDMEKLKDALEGKTGTKIIP, encoded by the coding sequence ATGAAAAAATTAGCAGTCGTCGCTATAGGCGGAAATGCAATGAATAGACCTGGAGAAAAACCTACAGCAGAAAACATGTTTAAAAACATTAGAGTTACTGCTTCATATCTAGCTGATATGATAGAAATGGATTATGACATTATTATTACACATGGAAATGGTCCTCAAGTTGGTAACTTGTTATTACAGCAGGATATTGCTAAAAATACTATACCTCCATTTCCAATGGATGTATTAGGAGCAATGACTCAAGGATATTTAGGTTATATGATTGTTCAAGAATTAAAAAATGTTCTAAAAGAAAGAAAAATCGAAAGAGATGTTGCTGCAGTAGTTACACAAATAGTTGTTGATAAAAATGATCCTGGATTCCAAAATCCAACAAAACCAGTGGGTCCTTTCTACAATGAAGAAGATGCTAAAAAAATGATGGAAGAAAAAGGTTGGATTTTTAAAGAAGATGCTGGTAGAGGTTGGAGAAGAGTTGTTCCTTCACCAATACCTTTAGATGCAATAGAAAAAAATACAATAAAAGATTTAATTGAAAATGATGTTATTGTTGTAGCTGGTGGCGGAGGCGGAATACCAGTTATAATAGATGAAAACGGTGATGTTAAAGGTGTTGAAGCCGTTATAGATAAAGATAGAGCTTCTGCGTTGTTAGCAAAAATTTTAAATGCTGATGAATTTATCATTTTGACTGCAGTAGAAAAAGTTTATCTTAATTTTAACAAACCTAACCAAAAGGCTTTAGATACTATTACAATTGCCGAAGCAGAAAAGTACATTGAAGAAGGTCATTTTGCAAAAGGTAGTATGTTGCCTAAAATAGAATCTTGTATCTCATTTGTAAAAGATTCAGGTAAACCAGCTTTAATTACTGATATGGAAAAATTAAAAGATGCTTTAGAAGGTAAAACAGGAACAAAAATCATACCATAA
- the argF gene encoding ornithine carbamoyltransferase, translating into MPINLKGRSLLSLKDYTPEEIKYLLDLAFDLKSKKRAGIRTETLKGKNIVLIFDKTSTRTRTAFEVAALDEGAHVTFLTNSQMGKKESIEDTAKVLGRMYDGIEYRGFKQKVVEDLSKYSGVPVWNGLTDEAHPTQGLADVMTMMEYVHKPLNQMKVVFIGDTRNNVANTLMRISAKLGMHYVAVGPESLKPSDEMMNEALETAKETGAIIEYTSDLDGVKNADVIYTDVWVSMGEEDKMPERVELLTPYRVDMDLIKRTENPNVIFLHCLPSFHDFETVVAKEAKERGLDIREVTDEVFRSRHSKVFDQAENRMHTIKAIMVATL; encoded by the coding sequence ATGCCTATTAATTTAAAAGGAAGAAGTTTATTGTCTTTAAAGGATTACACACCAGAAGAAATAAAATATTTATTAGATTTAGCTTTTGATTTAAAATCTAAAAAAAGAGCAGGAATCAGAACAGAAACTTTAAAAGGAAAAAATATAGTTTTAATTTTCGATAAAACTTCTACAAGAACAAGAACTGCTTTTGAAGTTGCTGCATTAGATGAAGGTGCACACGTTACTTTCTTAACTAATAGTCAAATGGGTAAAAAAGAATCTATTGAGGATACAGCTAAGGTATTAGGAAGAATGTATGACGGAATTGAATACAGAGGATTTAAACAAAAAGTTGTTGAAGATTTATCAAAATATTCAGGTGTTCCTGTATGGAATGGATTAACTGATGAAGCACACCCAACACAAGGTTTAGCTGATGTTATGACAATGATGGAATATGTACATAAACCTTTAAATCAAATGAAAGTGGTATTTATTGGAGATACAAGAAATAACGTAGCTAATACATTAATGAGAATTTCTGCAAAATTAGGCATGCATTATGTTGCTGTTGGACCTGAATCATTAAAACCTTCAGATGAAATGATGAATGAAGCTTTAGAAACAGCAAAAGAAACAGGAGCAATAATTGAATATACATCTGATTTAGATGGTGTGAAAAATGCAGATGTTATTTATACGGATGTATGGGTATCAATGGGTGAAGAAGATAAAATGCCTGAAAGAGTTGAATTGTTAACACCTTATAGAGTAGATATGGATTTAATTAAAAGAACAGAAAATCCAAATGTTATTTTCTTACATTGTCTCCCTTCATTCCATGATTTTGAAACTGTAGTTGCAAAAGAAGCAAAAGAAAGAGGATTAGACATTAGAGAAGTAACTGATGAAGTATTTAGAAGCAGACATTCAAAAGTATTCGATCAAGCAGAAAATAGAATGCATACAATAAAAGCTATTATGGTAGCTACCTTATAA
- the rbsK gene encoding ribokinase — translation MIGVVGSSNMDIVLTVEKFTNPGETQKAISLEYFPGGKGANQAVTAAKLSKEDVYFFTALGNDDFGKKLASNFDKLNIKGYIYTDLPTGRAYIEVTKDGSNRIIIYEGANGFITPEIVERKLEILKEYKYFLLQNEIPFETSLHIAKTLKSKKKVIIFDPAPAQNIEKEIFKYVDYFTPNEEEFKYLSNKFFNLNPDENLKEILRRFFNFGIKNIILKQGEKEIILYNRNSILKIPVFKIDKVIDTTAAGDVFNGALAVALEEGKNIKEAIRFASAAAGITITRKGAQSSIPTREEVEEFLKSNK, via the coding sequence ATGATAGGTGTAGTGGGTAGTTCAAATATGGACATTGTTTTAACAGTAGAAAAATTTACAAATCCTGGTGAAACGCAAAAAGCTATTTCTCTTGAATATTTTCCAGGGGGAAAAGGAGCAAATCAAGCAGTAACGGCAGCAAAATTGTCAAAAGAAGATGTGTATTTTTTTACAGCATTAGGAAATGATGATTTTGGAAAAAAATTAGCGAGTAACTTTGATAAATTAAATATTAAAGGTTATATTTATACTGATTTGCCTACAGGAAGAGCATATATTGAAGTAACGAAAGACGGTAGTAATAGGATAATAATTTATGAGGGAGCAAATGGTTTTATTACACCTGAAATAGTAGAAAGAAAGCTTGAAATATTAAAGGAGTATAAATATTTTTTATTACAAAATGAAATTCCATTTGAAACTTCTTTGCATATTGCAAAAACCTTAAAATCCAAGAAAAAAGTAATAATTTTTGATCCTGCTCCTGCTCAAAATATAGAAAAAGAAATTTTTAAATATGTTGATTATTTTACGCCAAATGAGGAAGAATTTAAATACTTATCAAATAAATTCTTTAATTTAAATCCAGATGAAAATTTAAAGGAAATATTAAGAAGATTTTTTAATTTTGGTATAAAAAATATAATATTAAAGCAAGGCGAAAAAGAAATAATACTTTATAATAGAAACTCAATTTTAAAAATTCCTGTATTTAAAATTGATAAAGTAATTGATACAACAGCAGCAGGTGATGTTTTTAATGGCGCTTTAGCTGTAGCGTTGGAAGAGGGCAAAAATATTAAAGAGGCAATTCGATTTGCATCTGCAGCAGCAGGAATAACTATAACGAGAAAAGGTGCCCAATCGTCAATTCCTACTAGAGAAGAAGTAGAAGAATTTTTAAAATCAAACAAATAG
- the polA gene encoding DNA polymerase I: MRNLYLIDGSGVAYRAFFALDQNLKTTSGIPTNAIYGVTKMILKILEKYVLKDEDAIIFVMDKKTVTYRHKLLESYKANRPETPKIFKDQIPYILEIVNALGIKTIAEEGVEADDVIATLALKGENNFNQVYILSSDKDLMQLVNDNIKMLRIGRGITDIIEYDIKKVYEKYGFGPEKIQDFLALTGDTADNIPGVKGIGEKTATKLIKEYGSLEEIYKNIRNTTKSIQNKLENGKEMAFLSKKLVQLVTDVPLEINWEDYIYRGFNENLEKLLNEFEFRSILKELGLKEEKKFVRVENLPEIDDLSGKGNYELLYEKDLPEFFEKLENQNIISFDLETTSIDPYQAEILGIAIAFEPKKGYYIDISKESYDKKIKILSELWNILKNKDLIGQNLKYDLSVMKIHGFDFKVPYFDTMIAAYLVSPDSRRFNMDDLAKKYLNYETIKYDEIVNNTLFANTLKDIDPNKVAEYSGEDADITLRLFHVLRPKIYEFELEKVMFDIENPLIPVLAKMELNGVFFDIPYLKQLEKEYTKISNNILQEIREIAGYDINPNSPKQIRELLFEKLSLTPKRKTKGGQFSTNAQVLEEMKNDHPIIQKILDYRKYQKLLSTYIQSIPKLVNKKTKRVHTSFNQTGAATGRLSSSDPNLQNLPIRETEGEKIRNAVKAEKDGYVLLSADYSQIELRVLAHMSKDPVLIESFKNDLDIHTITASKLFDVPENQVDHKMRQIGKMINFSIIYGVSSYGLSERTGVSINDAGIFIKKYFELYKKVEEYQQQILSDLAKNGYVETIFGRKRFLNSLRLNKNDLKRIAINTPIQGTASDIMKIAMIKLNERLPEYAKMILQVHDEIVIELPKDKVDEVSKIVKDTMENAVSLDVPLKVDINVSERWTK; this comes from the coding sequence ATGAGAAATTTATATTTAATAGATGGTAGTGGAGTTGCTTATAGAGCTTTTTTTGCTCTTGATCAAAATCTTAAAACCACATCCGGTATTCCTACAAATGCCATTTATGGTGTTACTAAAATGATTTTAAAAATATTAGAAAAATACGTTTTGAAAGATGAAGATGCAATAATTTTTGTAATGGATAAAAAGACAGTCACTTATAGACATAAATTATTAGAAAGCTATAAAGCAAACAGACCTGAAACTCCAAAAATATTTAAGGATCAAATACCCTATATTTTGGAAATAGTAAATGCATTGGGTATAAAAACAATAGCAGAAGAAGGCGTTGAAGCAGATGATGTTATTGCTACTTTAGCTTTAAAAGGTGAAAATAATTTTAATCAAGTATATATATTATCTTCTGATAAAGATTTAATGCAATTGGTAAATGATAATATTAAAATGCTTAGAATTGGCAGAGGGATAACTGATATTATAGAATATGATATAAAAAAAGTTTATGAAAAATATGGATTTGGTCCTGAAAAAATACAAGATTTTTTAGCTTTAACTGGAGACACTGCAGATAATATACCAGGAGTAAAGGGCATAGGTGAAAAAACTGCTACAAAACTAATAAAAGAATATGGATCTTTAGAGGAAATATATAAAAATATTAGGAACACTACAAAATCTATTCAGAACAAATTGGAGAATGGAAAAGAAATGGCATTTTTAAGCAAAAAATTAGTTCAACTCGTTACAGATGTTCCTTTAGAAATAAATTGGGAAGATTATATATATAGAGGATTTAACGAGAATTTGGAAAAATTATTAAATGAATTTGAATTTAGATCCATATTAAAAGAATTAGGATTAAAAGAAGAGAAGAAATTTGTTAGAGTTGAAAATTTGCCTGAAATAGATGATTTATCTGGAAAGGGTAATTATGAATTATTATATGAAAAAGATTTACCAGAATTTTTCGAAAAATTGGAAAATCAAAATATTATATCATTTGATTTAGAAACCACATCTATAGACCCATATCAAGCTGAAATTTTGGGTATAGCTATAGCTTTTGAACCTAAAAAAGGATATTATATTGATATATCCAAAGAATCTTACGATAAAAAAATAAAAATATTATCTGAATTATGGAATATATTAAAAAATAAGGATTTAATAGGCCAAAATCTAAAATATGATTTGTCTGTTATGAAAATACACGGTTTTGATTTTAAAGTTCCATATTTTGATACAATGATAGCTGCTTATTTAGTTTCTCCAGATTCACGAAGATTTAATATGGATGATCTTGCAAAAAAATACTTAAATTATGAAACCATAAAATATGATGAAATTGTAAACAATACTCTTTTTGCAAATACATTAAAAGATATTGACCCAAATAAAGTTGCTGAATATTCAGGAGAAGATGCTGATATTACATTAAGACTCTTTCATGTTTTAAGACCTAAAATCTATGAATTTGAATTAGAAAAAGTTATGTTTGATATAGAAAATCCATTAATTCCAGTTTTAGCAAAAATGGAATTAAATGGAGTATTTTTCGATATACCATATTTAAAACAATTAGAGAAAGAATATACTAAAATTTCAAATAATATATTACAAGAAATAAGAGAAATAGCTGGATATGATATTAATCCAAATTCCCCAAAACAAATTAGAGAACTTTTATTTGAGAAATTAAGTCTTACACCTAAAAGAAAAACTAAAGGCGGACAATTTTCAACAAACGCTCAAGTACTAGAAGAAATGAAAAATGATCATCCTATTATACAAAAAATTTTAGATTATAGAAAATATCAAAAACTTTTATCCACGTATATTCAATCAATTCCTAAATTAGTTAATAAAAAAACAAAGAGGGTTCATACTTCTTTTAATCAAACTGGTGCCGCAACTGGTAGATTAAGTAGTAGTGATCCTAATCTTCAAAATTTACCTATTAGAGAAACTGAAGGAGAAAAGATAAGAAATGCTGTAAAAGCCGAAAAAGATGGTTATGTCCTTTTAAGTGCTGATTATTCACAAATAGAATTAAGAGTATTAGCTCATATGAGTAAAGATCCTGTATTAATAGAATCATTTAAAAATGACTTAGACATACATACTATAACAGCTTCAAAATTATTTGATGTTCCAGAAAATCAAGTAGATCATAAAATGAGGCAAATTGGAAAAATGATTAATTTTTCTATAATTTATGGTGTTTCTTCCTATGGTCTTTCAGAAAGAACTGGTGTTTCTATTAATGATGCTGGTATTTTTATAAAAAAATATTTCGAATTATATAAAAAAGTGGAAGAATATCAACAACAAATTTTATCAGATTTAGCAAAAAATGGCTATGTTGAAACTATTTTTGGAAGAAAAAGATTTTTAAACAGCTTAAGATTAAATAAAAATGACTTAAAACGAATAGCAATAAACACTCCTATTCAAGGAACTGCATCTGATATAATGAAAATAGCGATGATAAAATTAAATGAAAGATTACCAGAATATGCAAAAATGATACTTCAGGTGCATGACGAAATAGTTATAGAGTTGCCAAAAGACAAGGTTGATGAAGTTTCAAAAATTGTTAAAGATACAATGGAAAATGCTGTATCACTTGATGTTCCACTAAAAGTAGATATAAATGTATCAGAAAGGTGGACAAAGTGA
- the dtd gene encoding D-aminoacyl-tRNA deacylase translates to MRAVVQRVKKAHVDIEGKTVGKINKGILVLLGVGHNDSEKDIEWLAEKILNLRIFEDENDKMNLSLLDIKGEILVVSQFTLYGDCRKGRRPSYSNAAKPDKGKEYYEKFINFIEEKYKINVEKGVFQAEMEVSLINDGPVTLLLDSEKTF, encoded by the coding sequence TTGAGAGCAGTCGTACAAAGAGTTAAAAAAGCGCATGTTGATATCGAGGGAAAAACTGTAGGAAAAATAAATAAAGGCATTTTAGTCTTATTAGGGGTAGGACACAATGATAGCGAGAAAGATATTGAATGGTTAGCAGAGAAGATACTTAATTTAAGAATTTTTGAAGATGAAAATGATAAAATGAATTTATCTTTATTAGATATTAAAGGTGAAATATTGGTTGTTTCTCAATTCACACTATATGGTGATTGTAGAAAAGGAAGAAGACCTTCTTATTCAAATGCCGCAAAACCCGATAAAGGTAAAGAGTATTATGAAAAATTTATAAATTTTATTGAAGAAAAATATAAAATTAACGTAGAAAAAGGTGTTTTTCAGGCAGAAATGGAAGTCAGTTTAATCAATGATGGTCCAGTTACTTTATTACTAGATTCAGAAAAAACTTTTTAA